In the Syngnathus scovelli strain Florida chromosome 8, RoL_Ssco_1.2, whole genome shotgun sequence genome, one interval contains:
- the LOC125973901 gene encoding immunoglobulin-like domain-containing receptor 2 isoform X2, which produces MLIPDRQTGLMMNFNRLAVFVGALVYLCDGMHVMVPEKQQYAMLFQSVVLPCHYQTSSNQAPVVQWWYKSYCHDRTSDSFNLPQGLLSTQQADKSHLDCADRGRTVRVVASSQGSSMTLAEHYMNRDITIINKADLRIGQVQWGDSGVYFCKVVVSDDLEGTDEAQLELLVLEWAFVGCVALGSILFLLLMGICWCQCCPHSCCCYVRCCCCPDTCCCPRHLYEAGKKAKSPPAAQMPMYPYYIPGVPTVVPLAPSSHVEPKLTTVASIPSMTSIPPVENNLAGTNSLSELSSLHEGGNPDFRHTYHTVQVKALPPIADADDESTLRAPPRAKNRRRRRERDNYSDDELDRRWNAHSEHLQRKPLSRRGRTASLDELEDFARSYDSRSRRAEPLVVRDCSPPPRCRYRDEDDSWDRGSPLPRTRRGTWDGELASQTPCYRDYDGTFLTHVMERKARGDRARPDEDSDTPSKGSSRGKGGNSYYSRSPSNRPEEDDPLPPYSECEAERWYRTRESARTERCDPAQPAMRSFSHVRSQQGMPLPPQEKDRRHNLSTTLSRNTLIV; this is translated from the exons ATGCTTATTCCTGACCGACAAACGGGCCTGATGATGAATTTCAATCGCTTGGCTGTTTTCGTAGGAGCTTTGG TGTACCTGTGTGACGGCATGCACGTCATGGTGCCGGAGAAGCAGCAGTACGCCATGCTCTTCCAGTCGGTGGTCCTCCCGTGTCACTACCAGACGTCCTCCAATCAGGCGCCGGTGGTGCAGTGGTGGTACAAGTCCTACTGCCACGATCGGACCAGCGACTCCTTCAACCTGCCTCAGGGTCTGCTGAGTACGCAGCAGGCCGACAAGTCCCACCTGGACTGTGCCGACCGGGGTCGCACCGTTCGGGTGGTGGCTTCATCGCAAGGATCGAGCATGACGCTGGCGGAGCACTACATGAACAGAGACATCACCATCATAAACA AAGCAGACCTGCGTATCGGGCAGGTCCAGTGGGGTGACAGCGGAGTGTATTTCTGCAAAGTTGTCGTCTCCGACGACCTGGAAGGCACGGACGAGGCCCAGCTGGAGTTACTGGTGCTAG AGTGGGCATTCGTAGGCTGCGTGGCTCTGGGCAGCATCTTGTTCCTGCTGCTGATGGGTATCTGCTGGTGCCAGTGTTGCCCACACTCCTGCTGCTGCTACGTgaggtgctgctgctgccctgACACCTGCTGCTGCCCTCGACACT TGTACGAGGCCGGGAAGAAGGCGAAGAGCCCGCCGGCCGCCCAAATGCCAATGTATCCCTACTACATTCCTGGGGTTCCGACCGTGGTGCCTCTTGCTCCGTCATCACACGTGGAGCCGAAGCTCACCACTGTTGCTTCTATCCCCTCCATGACTTCTATACCTCCTGTGGAAAATAACCTCGCTGGAA CCAATAGCCTGTCGGaactcagctcactccatgaggGAGGGAATCCAGATTTCAGACACACCTACCACACCGTCCAAGTGAAGGCCCTGCCACCCATCGCCGACGCCGACGACGAATCGACACTCAGAGCGCCTCCACGCGCAAAGAACCGAAGACGCAGGCGGGAACGAGACAACTACTCTGACGACGAACTGGACAGGAG ATGGAACGCTCACTCAGAACACCTCCAGAGGAAGCCTTTGAGCAGGAGGGGACGCACTGCCTCACTGGACGAGCTGGAGGATTTTGCACGCTCTTACGATTCCCGTAGCCGTCGGGCCGAGCCCCTTGTTGTTCGGGATTGCAGCCCTCCTCCGAGATGTCGCTATAGAGATgaagatgacagctgggatcgtGGCAGCCCTTTGCCACGGACGAGACGAGGCACATGGGATGGTGAACTCGCATCCCAAACACCCTGTTACAGGGACTACGATGGCACTTTCCTCACTCACGTGATGGAGAGGAAAGCGAGAGGTGACAGAGCACGACCGGATGAGGACAGTGACACTCCCTCCAAAGGCAGCTCCAGAGGCAAGGGCGGCAACAGTTACTACAGCCGCTcacctagcaaccgtcccgaaGAGGATGACCCTCTGCCTCCGTACTCCGAGTGCGAGGCGGAGCGCTGGTACCGGACCAGAGAATCTGCGAGAACCGAGCGATGTGACCCCGCACAGCCTGCCATGAGGTCTTTCTCGCACGTGCGGTCGCAGCAGGGGATGCCCCTCCCACCTCAGGAGAAGGACAGACGACACAATCTG AGCACAACATTGAGCAGGAACACTCTCATAGTGTGA
- the LOC125973910 gene encoding cell surface A33 antigen-like, protein MTAKQRLEWQNLLLILTVLPACRTLHVSIPQDEYEATNGADITLTCSFTPANHNFNILVVTWEAYPDVVDDPMKTVATYYLNNPVDIAPAYEGRAFMEVDVAKEQSILRLTKLTVHDSRSFQCSVKIPNDDEGITAASTSLLVLVPPSKPVCGLQGAAEYWHDVTLTCMSQEGSPKPAYKWKRYSVENTPRPFPPKTTEKDGALSLFNISRETSGFYICESANRVGSDSCNFTLAVMPSSMNFGATGGIIGGVVAGALLLGILIFCCYKKRSKKNQDVERSSKEMEFIDDPEARSQYLDEESNAKTKQTEYKDAKNSHNMESITSEEDNHLGSDSGRNPNERDQDRQSDQYHDSRNRLDRNEYRGSRERLDEDHDGRDRLDDRRNQYGGSRDRLEERNDYRGSRDRLEERNDYRGSRDRLEERNDYRGSRDRLEERNDYIRSRDRLDDRNDYRGSRDRLDEQRDRYGGSRDRLEERSDYRRSRDRLDDPSGRYGGNR, encoded by the exons ATGACAGCAAAGCAGCGACTTGAATGGCAGAATCTACTTCTGATATTAACAG tGCTTCCTGCCTGCAGGACTTTGCACGTTTCAATCCCACAGGACGAATATGAGGCTACGAATGGAGCAGATATTACTCTGACATGTTCCTTTACTCCAGCAAACCATAATTTTAACATTCTGGTTGTCACATGGGAAGCGTATCCTGATGTGGTCGACGATCCAATG AAAACTGTGGCCACCTACTATTTAAACAACCCAGTTGACATCGCACCCGCATATGAGGGTCGGGCATTCATGGAAGTAGATGTTGCCAAAGAACAAAGCATACTGCGTTTAACAAAACTGACTGTACACGACAGTCGGAGCTTCCAGTGCAGCGTCAAAATACCAAATGACGATGAAGGAATCACCGCGGCCTCCACCTCCCTGCTGGTGCTGG TTCCTCCCTCCAAGCCTGTGTGCGGGCTGCAGGGAGCAGCAGAATATTGGCACGATGTCACCCTCACCTGCATGTCTCAGGAGGGCTCCCCAAAACCAGCCTACAAATGGAAACGCTACAGTGTCGAAAACACACCCAGACCATTTCCACCCAAAACTACCGAGA AGGACGGGGCACTTTCCTTGTTTAATATTTCAAGAGAGACTTCCGGATTCTACATCTGCGAATCAGCGAATCGAGTTGGCTCCGACAGCTGCAACTTCACCTTAGCGGTGATGCCCA GTAGCATGAACTTTGGAGCCACTGGAGGTATAATTGGTGGTGTTGTTGCTGGCGCTCTTCTTCTTGGTATTCTCATCTTCTGTTgctacaagaaaaggtctaaaaAGAACCAGGACGTTGAACG GTCCTCCAAAGAAATGGAATTTATAGATGATCCTGAAGCCAGAAGTCAATATTTGGATGAAGAGTCTAATGCTAAAACAAAGCAGACGGAATACAAAGATGCTAAAAATAGTCACAATATGGAAAGTATCACATCGGAAGAGGATAATCATCTTGGTTCTGATAGTGGTAGAAATCCGAATGAGCGAGACCAGGATCGTCAAAGTGATCAATACCATGATAGTCGGAACCGCCTTGATAGAAATGAGTATAGAGGAAGTCGAGAAAGGCTCGATGAAGACCATGATGGTCGAGACAGGCTTGACGATCGCCGTAATCAATACGGCGGAAGTCGAGATCGCCTAGAAGAACGGAACGACTACAGAGGAAGTCGAGATCGCCTAGAAGAACGGAACGACTACAGAGGAAGTCGAGATCGCCTAGAAGAACGGAACGACTATAGAGGAAGTCGGGACAGGCTGGAAGAACGGAACGACTACATAAGAAGCCGAGATCGCCTAGACGATCGGAACGACTACAGAGGAAGTCGCGACAGGCTCGATGAGCAGCGTGATCGTTATGGTGGCAGTAGAGATCGCCTGGAAGAACGGAGCGACTACAGAAGAAGTCGCGACAGGCTTGACGATCCGTCAGGCCGCTATGGTGGGAATCGTTAA
- the slc15a2 gene encoding solute carrier family 15 member 2 codes for MTKKLCGTNYPLSICFIVVNEFCERFSYYGMKAVLTLYFLTYLRWDHDLSTAVYHAFSSLCYFTPVLGAIIADSWLGKFKTIVYLSMIYVLGHVIKSVGAIPTVGSNSTHISMSMIGLILIAFGTGGIKPCVAAFGGDQFHDKHATERMKFFSIFYMAINAGSFLSTIITPILRGDVQCFGDDCYALAFGVPAVLMMVALVVFVLGSRLYRRNPPQGNILMEVCNCIGFAIKNRWRRSKYESSRGHWLDWAEDKYSKRLIMEIKMVLRVLVLYIPLPMFWALFDQQGSRWTLQATRMNMSFGAFSIKPDQMQTLNAMLILVFVPLFDLLIYPLVSLCRINVTPLRKMATGMIFAALAFGAATLVEIHVVKTVVTPAPAGKCLLQVFNLSPQDASLQFPEGNPFPEPLPYLQDPGEYLTLPLGAPSTNVSLEVLSEGAVSHCNVTFDQQEAYSLILHPSDNGIRCKLVKDHIKKNDEGAPVLRFLNTLSEAANVTVGDKTFQTDADYGVSANKTIQQGEYSKVSCSLKSKTLDLDLGLLDFGASYTVILLEVSGQITAHKMEDVHANNVHIAWQIPQYVLITMGEVMFSITGLEFSYSQAPANMKSVLQAGWLLTVAFGNVIVLIVAEGAGLEQWKEFLLFAILLLAVCTAFSVMAHLYTYVNVQQLDKTCASGHDDDDSDNTLDEKKDLGMSTKF; via the exons ATGACCAAG aaaCTTTGTGGGACAAACTACCCGTTGAGCATCTGCTTCATCGTCGTCAACGAGTTCTGCGAGCGTTTCTCCTACTATGGCATGAAAG CGGTCTTGACGTTGTACTTCTTGACCTACCTACGCTGGGACCATGACCTTTCCACGGCCGTCTACCACGccttcagcagcctgtgctactTCACGCCCGTCCTCGGCGCCATCATCGCCGACTCCTGGCTCGGGAAGTTTAA GACCATCGTCTACCTGTCCATGATCTACGTGCTGGGTCATGTGATCAAGTCGGTCGGCGCCATTCCTACGGTGGGAAGCAATTCCACGCACAT CTCCATGTCCATGATAGGTCTGATTCTAATCGCCTTCGGAACCGGCGGGATTAAACCCTGCGTGGCCGCCTTCGGGGGCGACCAGTTCCACGACAAGCAT GCCACCGAGAGAATGAAATTCTTCTCCATTTTCTACATGGCAATCAACGCCGGAAGCTTCCTGTCCACCATCATCACGCCCATCTTGAGAG GAGACGTGCAATGTTTCGGCGACGACTGCTACGCTTTGGCCTTCGGTGTGCCCGCCGTTCTCATGATGGTGGCGTTGG ttGTGTTTGTATTAGGCAGCAGACTCTACCGGCGAAATCCTCCTCAGGGCAATATTTTGATGGAGGTTTGCAACTGCATCGGC tttgccATCAAGAACCGCTGGAGGAGGTCCAAGTACGAGTCCAGCAGAGGGCATTGGCTGGACTGGGCCGAGGACAAGTACTCA AAGCGTCTGATCATGGAGATCAAAATGGTTCTGCGGGTCCTGGTTCTCTACATCCCTCTGCCCATGTTCTGGGCTCTGTTCGATCAGCAG GGTTCTCGCTGGACATTGCAGGCCACCAGGATGAACATGTCCTTT ggggccttctccatcaaacCTGATCAAATGCAG ACTCTGAATGCGATGTTGATTCTGGTGTTCGTGCCCCTCTTTGACTTGCTCATATACCCGCTGGTTTCCCTCTGTAGAATCAACGTCAC TCCTTTGAGGAAAATGGCCACCGGGATGATTTTTGCCGCGTTGGCGTTTGGTGCCGCCACCCTGGTGGAGATCCATGTGGTG AAAACTGTGGTTACACCAGCACCGGCGGGCAAGTGTCTGCTGCAAGTCTTCAACTTGTCCCCACAAGACGCCAGTCTTCAATTCCCCGAAGGCAATCCTTTTCCTGAGCCGCTGCCATATCTACAG GATCCTGGTGAGTACCTGACGCTGCCACTAGGGGCGCCCAGCACCAACGTGAGCTTGGAGGTCCTCTCCGAAGGCGCTGTCTCTCACTGCAACGTCACCTTTGACCAGCAGGAGGCGTATAGTCTCATCCTGCACCCCTCTGACAATGGAATACGCTGTAAACTG GTGAAGGACCACATCAAGAAAAATGACGAAGGAGCACCTGTCCTCAG GTTCCTCAACACGCTGTCGGAGGCGGCTAACGTCACCGTGGGAGACAAGACGTTCCAAACCGACGCCGATTACGGCGTGTCTGCTAACAAGACCATCCAGCAGGGAGA GTACAGCAAGGTGAGCTGCAGTTTAAAGTCAAAGACTTTAGACCTGGACCTCGGGCTCCTGGATTTTGGAGCTTCCTACACTGTGATCCTGCTGGAG GTATCTGGTCAGATAACGGCACACAAGATGGAGGACGTTCACGCCAACAACGTCCACATAGCCTGGCAGATCCCTCAATACGTTCTCATCACCATGGGTGAAGTCATGTTCTCCATCACAGGCTTGGAGTTCTCCTACTCGCAG GCCCCCGCCAACATGAAGTCGGTCCTGCAAGCCGGGTGGCTGCTCACCGTCGCTTTCGGGAACGTCATTGTCTTGATTGTGGCGGAGGGGGCCGGCCTTGAGCAG TGGAAAGAGTTCCTGCTGTTTGCGATCCTGCTGTTAGCCGTGTGCACGGCGTTCTCCGTCATGGCCCACTTGTACACGTACGTGAACGTTCAGCAGCTGGACAAAACGTGCGCCAGCGGCCACGATGACGACGACAGCGACAACACCCTAGATGAGAAAAAAGATTTGGGGATGAGCACCAAATTTTAA
- the slc49a4 gene encoding solute carrier family 49 member 4, with amino-acid sequence MGAVSSTEAEREPLLVPTHAATRAPPPVNGRVYGRRWLVLTLFSLLALMQGMVWNFWGPIQNSAAHAFGFTKSDIAVLVLWGPVGFIPWLLFMWLMDKRGLRASLLLSAFLMLLGAALRSIPLTDPSLRRWLIHGGQLLNGLAGPTIMSAGPFLSTTWFAPDQRATATAVASLFSYLGGAASYVAGPLIVPAPNGTQPAGHRVLLAAPPALDGTIREKIQLLMYAELSAIAVLFVAVLLYFPSRPPLPPSVAAASQRLSYRSSICRLLSNFRFLMIALAYAVPTGVIAGWAGVLDMILTPAKVSQVDAGWIGFWSTVGGCVFGVAMARFADSIRGMLKLILVLMLAGASLSSTWFTLTCLSRLTHLPSNAAILYTSCILVGIFINSSVPIFFELFIETVYPVPEGITCGVVTFLGNLFTGLLLFFLTFYCTELSWLNWCLTCSCIFSLVLILFFRESYDRLYLDVFVSV; translated from the exons ATGGGTGCCGTTTCGAGCACCGAAGCCGAGAGGGAGCCGCTTCTCGTGCCGACCCACGCCGCGACGAGAGCTCCGCCGCCAGTCAACGGCCGTGTATACGGCCGAAGATGGCTAGTCCTCACCCTATTCTCCCTGCTGGCCCTGATGCAGGGAATGGTGTGGAATTTCTGGGGGCCCATCCAGAACTCCGCCGCCCATGCGTTCGGTTTCACCAAGTCCGACATCGCGGTGCTGGTCCTGTGGGGTCCAGTAGGCTTCATCCCATGGTtgctgttcatgtggctgatggATAAAAGAG GTCTTCGGGCGTCCCTCCTGCTGTCGGCCTTCTTAATGCTGCTGGGGGCGGCGCTGCGCAGCATCCCGCTGACGGACCCGTCTCTCCGCCGCTG GTTAATCCACGGCGGTCAGCTCCTCAACGGTTTAGCCGGCCCCACCATCATGAGCGCCGGCCCCTTCCTCTCCACCACGTGGTTCGCCCCGGACCAGCGGGCCACCGCCACCGCCGTGGCGTCTCTCTTTTCCTACCTGGGCGGGGCCGCTTCTTACGTGGCGGGACCCCTGATCGTGCCCGCCCCCAACGGCACCCAGCCGGCGGGCCACCGGGTGTTGTTGGCGGCGCCGCCCGCTTTAGACGGCACCATCCGGGAGAAGATCCAGCTGCTTATGTATGCAG AGCTGTCTGCCATCGCTGTGCTGTTTGTGGCCGTGCTCTTGTATTTCCCCTCGCGGCCGCCGCTTCCCCCCAGCGTGGCCGCCGCGAGCCAGCGGCTGAGCTACAGGAGCAGCATCTGCAGACTGCTCAG TAACTTCCGCTTCCTGATGATCGCGCTGGCCTACGCCGTGCCCACCGGGGTGATCGCCGGCTGGGCGGGCGTCCTTGACATGATCCTCACGCCAGCCAAAGTCAGCCAG GTGGATGCGGGCTGGATCGGCTTCTGGTCCACGGTTGGCGGCTGTGTCTTCGGGGTGGCCATGGCCAG GTTTGCCGACTCCATCCGGGGGATGCTGAAGCTGATCCTGGTTCTGATGCTGGCCGGGGCCTCGCTGTCCTCCACCTGGTTCACGCTCACCTGCCTCAGCAGGCTCACGCACCTCCCCTCCAACGCAG CCATCTTGTACACGTCGTGCATCCTGGTGGGCATCTTCATCAACAGCAGCGTGCCCATCTTCTTcgagctcttcatcgagacggtGTACCCGGTCCCCGAAGGCATCACCTGCGGCGTGGTGACCTTCCTGGGCAACCTCTTCACCGGActgctcctcttcttcctcaccTTCTACTGTACAG
- the LOC125973901 gene encoding immunoglobulin-like domain-containing receptor 2 isoform X1: protein MLIPDRQTGLMMNFNRLAVFVGALVYLCDGMHVMVPEKQQYAMLFQSVVLPCHYQTSSNQAPVVQWWYKSYCHDRTSDSFNLPQGLLSTQQADKSHLDCADRGRTVRVVASSQGSSMTLAEHYMNRDITIINKADLRIGQVQWGDSGVYFCKVVVSDDLEGTDEAQLELLVLGRTSEQADILPEFDVEIMPEWAFVGCVALGSILFLLLMGICWCQCCPHSCCCYVRCCCCPDTCCCPRHLYEAGKKAKSPPAAQMPMYPYYIPGVPTVVPLAPSSHVEPKLTTVASIPSMTSIPPVENNLAGTNSLSELSSLHEGGNPDFRHTYHTVQVKALPPIADADDESTLRAPPRAKNRRRRRERDNYSDDELDRRWNAHSEHLQRKPLSRRGRTASLDELEDFARSYDSRSRRAEPLVVRDCSPPPRCRYRDEDDSWDRGSPLPRTRRGTWDGELASQTPCYRDYDGTFLTHVMERKARGDRARPDEDSDTPSKGSSRGKGGNSYYSRSPSNRPEEDDPLPPYSECEAERWYRTRESARTERCDPAQPAMRSFSHVRSQQGMPLPPQEKDRRHNLSTTLSRNTLIV from the exons ATGCTTATTCCTGACCGACAAACGGGCCTGATGATGAATTTCAATCGCTTGGCTGTTTTCGTAGGAGCTTTGG TGTACCTGTGTGACGGCATGCACGTCATGGTGCCGGAGAAGCAGCAGTACGCCATGCTCTTCCAGTCGGTGGTCCTCCCGTGTCACTACCAGACGTCCTCCAATCAGGCGCCGGTGGTGCAGTGGTGGTACAAGTCCTACTGCCACGATCGGACCAGCGACTCCTTCAACCTGCCTCAGGGTCTGCTGAGTACGCAGCAGGCCGACAAGTCCCACCTGGACTGTGCCGACCGGGGTCGCACCGTTCGGGTGGTGGCTTCATCGCAAGGATCGAGCATGACGCTGGCGGAGCACTACATGAACAGAGACATCACCATCATAAACA AAGCAGACCTGCGTATCGGGCAGGTCCAGTGGGGTGACAGCGGAGTGTATTTCTGCAAAGTTGTCGTCTCCGACGACCTGGAAGGCACGGACGAGGCCCAGCTGGAGTTACTGGTGCTAG GCAGGACATCTGAGCAGGCCGATATCCTACCTGAGTTTGATGTGGAGATTATGCCAG AGTGGGCATTCGTAGGCTGCGTGGCTCTGGGCAGCATCTTGTTCCTGCTGCTGATGGGTATCTGCTGGTGCCAGTGTTGCCCACACTCCTGCTGCTGCTACGTgaggtgctgctgctgccctgACACCTGCTGCTGCCCTCGACACT TGTACGAGGCCGGGAAGAAGGCGAAGAGCCCGCCGGCCGCCCAAATGCCAATGTATCCCTACTACATTCCTGGGGTTCCGACCGTGGTGCCTCTTGCTCCGTCATCACACGTGGAGCCGAAGCTCACCACTGTTGCTTCTATCCCCTCCATGACTTCTATACCTCCTGTGGAAAATAACCTCGCTGGAA CCAATAGCCTGTCGGaactcagctcactccatgaggGAGGGAATCCAGATTTCAGACACACCTACCACACCGTCCAAGTGAAGGCCCTGCCACCCATCGCCGACGCCGACGACGAATCGACACTCAGAGCGCCTCCACGCGCAAAGAACCGAAGACGCAGGCGGGAACGAGACAACTACTCTGACGACGAACTGGACAGGAG ATGGAACGCTCACTCAGAACACCTCCAGAGGAAGCCTTTGAGCAGGAGGGGACGCACTGCCTCACTGGACGAGCTGGAGGATTTTGCACGCTCTTACGATTCCCGTAGCCGTCGGGCCGAGCCCCTTGTTGTTCGGGATTGCAGCCCTCCTCCGAGATGTCGCTATAGAGATgaagatgacagctgggatcgtGGCAGCCCTTTGCCACGGACGAGACGAGGCACATGGGATGGTGAACTCGCATCCCAAACACCCTGTTACAGGGACTACGATGGCACTTTCCTCACTCACGTGATGGAGAGGAAAGCGAGAGGTGACAGAGCACGACCGGATGAGGACAGTGACACTCCCTCCAAAGGCAGCTCCAGAGGCAAGGGCGGCAACAGTTACTACAGCCGCTcacctagcaaccgtcccgaaGAGGATGACCCTCTGCCTCCGTACTCCGAGTGCGAGGCGGAGCGCTGGTACCGGACCAGAGAATCTGCGAGAACCGAGCGATGTGACCCCGCACAGCCTGCCATGAGGTCTTTCTCGCACGTGCGGTCGCAGCAGGGGATGCCCCTCCCACCTCAGGAGAAGGACAGACGACACAATCTG AGCACAACATTGAGCAGGAACACTCTCATAGTGTGA
- the hspbap1 gene encoding HSPB1-associated protein 1 homolog, with the protein MDAGATHVPAFGPEEAQRIVSHLQQPAVFLNMTRGWPVLGWTVENLQERLGNRTVRFRLGRKEETNLPQFETHCCYVEASLSQFLSWLKGNTGEDVGAFSDYPRFQFWAYADYKYIAKMFAHQPDVFEDVKWEAFGFEGRNGKESALWIGTEGANTPCHLDCYGCNLVLQVQGRKRWHLFPPEDTSKMYPSRIPYEESSVFSRVNVLRPDLSSFPAFRHAGAHVVTLLPGQVLFVPRHWWHYVESLDAVTVSVNSWIELEEDHVARVGEAVTRAVMCAMKSTQGDDDAGCWLNPTEEGVTSHNDNMHYINLALQACAQQEKIKPTLETKDTPHPKKRDSGGRIRSDVPFGPCLLPVPRLPQPFHHDGADGPNKMDEAPLGTDDLLDCLLHPDVVAMVTQLLLDKQRKPSLQKSTNR; encoded by the exons ATGGATGCTGGTGCCACCCACGTCCCAGCCTTCGGTCCAGAAGAGGCCCAGAGGATTGTGTCTCATCTTCAGCAGCCCGCCGTCTTCCTGAACATGACACGCGGCTGGCCCGTCCTCGGCTGGACCGTAGAGAACCTGCAGGAACGTCTCGGCAACAGAACCGTCCGATTCCGACTGGGAAGAAAAGAAGAGACAAACT TGCCTCAGTTTGAAACTCATTGTTGCTATGTGGAAGCAAGCTTGAGTCAGTTCCTCAGCTGGTTAAAAGGCAACACAGGAGAAGATGTGGGAGCTTTCAGTGACTACCCACGGTTCCAGTTCTGGGCTTACGCCGACTACAAGTACATCGCCAAGATGTTTGCACACCAGCCCGACGTGTTTGAG GATGTAAAGTGGGAGGCGTTCGGGTTCGAAGGCCGTAACGGAAAAGAGAGCGCGCTGTGGATCGGCACAGAGGGCGCCAACACGCCGTGCCATCTGGACTGTTACGGCTGCAACCTGGTGCTGCAGGTACAAGGACG GAAGCGCTGGCACCTCTTCCCTCCGGAGGACACGTCCAAGATGTACCCGAGCAGGATCCCGTATGAGGAGTCCAGCGTGTTCAGCCGCGTCAACGTCCTGCGTCCGGACCTCTCTAGCTTTCCTGCCTTCCGGCACGCCGGCGCACATGTCGTCACCCTGTTGCCTGGACAG GTTCTCTTCGTGCCACGCCACTGGTGGCACTACGTGGAGTCTCTGGACGCCGTCACCGTCAGCGTCAATTCCTGGATTGAGTTG GAGGAGGACCACGTGGCGCGTGTGGGCGAGGCCGTGACCAGGGCGGTGATGTGCGCCATGAAGAGCACGCAGGGCGATGACGACGCCGGGTGCTGGCTCAACCCCACAGAG GAGGGCGTGACATCCCATAATGACAACATGCACTACATCAACTTGGCTTTGCAGGCCTGTGCTCAGCAAGAGAAGATCAAACCCACCTTGGAAACTAAAGACACTCCCCACCCGAAAAAGCGTGACTCCGGCGGGCGCATCCGGAGTGACGTCCCCTTTGGGCCATGTCTACTTCCTGTCCCCCGCCTTCCACAACCCTTCCACCACGATGGCGCAGACGGTCCCAATAAGATGGATGAGGCGCCCTTGGGCACTGACGACCTTCTGGACTGTCTGCTTCATCCAGACGTGGTTGCTATGGTTACCCAGCTCCTGTTGGACAAGCAGAGGAAACCATCACTCCAAAAATCAACAAATCGCTGA